The genomic segment AGCAGGTATTCAAGAAGTGTTTCCTGTTTTATATGGGCACTCTGTGATTCTGTTTTAGAGCTTATGAAAATTCTGTTTGGGGACAATGTGGGTCATTAGCTCTGCTTTGATATGTTAATTCAGAATGTGCCCTGACACATAATAGAACCTATGTAAAAatctgttggatgaatgaatacattttaacttttttaaagtataacaaATAAGAGAACATAAAAGTCTAAATCTGGCCCTGTGGAAAGACCTACTGTTCAACTCAAGTTAGCAGGGAGAACACAGCAAAAGTGTAATAATGATTTCAAGACAGAAATGTTGGCCTGGATTACAAAAGTACCAAGGAGATCAACTTCATAGTGGTTGTATGCTCTATAATGTCAAAATAGTTTTACAGTCTACTTccagttgtttctgactttatGGCTTAGATATTGAACTGAGAATTGTCTAAGAAAATTCTGGCCCTGAGGATTTCTAGATTGGTTTCTTCAACTTGTACATTTTCTTTCACAGTATTTTAATGGTAAAGAAAAAGTATCTCATACAAATGAGATAAATTGATTTAACCTCAGCTTTCATAAAGTAACTGGTGacctgtgttgctgctgctgttgctgctgctgctgcgtcgattcagtcgtgtccgactctgtgcaaccccatagatggcagcccaccaggctcccccgtccctgggattttccaggccagaacactggagtgggttgccatttccttctccaatgcatgaaagtgaaaagtgaaagtgaattcgctcagttgtgtccaactcttattgaccccatggactgccccccaccaggctcctccttccatgggattttccaggcatgagtactggagtggggtgccatttccttctctgggtgaCCTGTGTTACATGTTAGCAAAACATACATGTTGTGCCTTTAGGAAATGGAGGCCTAAGTAAATGGTAGCTGCTATTATTACTCTGGTCCTCTTTACCCCTTGTTTTCtctaaacttcattttttttttatagaatcCAGCATTTCCCAAAATTGGCTCCGTGGTAGACTACATCTGTGCAATGTGAATAGGAGTAATATAAAAAAGGTGTTCTAAGATCCAGTAAGATTAGAGAACACTAAGTTAATGAAGCAAAATTCTTACTATGGAACTTCTCTTTAATAAGGAAATCTCCAGGAAGAAGTGCTAGTGTTCCTTAACCTTTTATTCATTACTGGCCTTTCTTCCCCATGATCCTTTTTGGACTGTTTTCCTCTAATGGCCTTTTTCTATCTCCCTGACCCTCCCTGAGCTCCTCTCCTAACCTGGAAATTAAATAACAAGGAATATAATTTTGTTGGGTAGAGTTGAGTTTTGGAAGGTCACAAACCACTGTACTAAGATTTTTTGGCCTCTAAGATCCAATTTTCACCTCCTGGGGGATGATATTACCTCAATTGAGCATGAATACTCTAGTATGAAATGTCCCTCAAGCTTGTTGGACCACTGACCTTTTTCAAGTGGACCAGTATTCCCAGGAACAAATTTGGGAAGCCCTGATTTCATCATCATGGGATATTTTAATGCTTCATTGTTCTCTATGATTTGAGGAGAGAGTCCTCTCTTTAATACTGAAATTCCTGGTGTTAAAAGATACATTGAggcatgttaaatattttaaagagtttatGTGAGCAAAAGTGGGTTCTAATCAGCATCATTTGGCAATACCAAACAGGAAGTAGTTAGAAGTGTTCCAATGACAGTAGCTAGGGGAAAGAATTTTATAGAGATTCTGAAGCAAAGCAAAGAAATTATTTGATTGGTTATAACTTAAGAATTTGCTTTATTTGAAAAGTCAAAACCAATCACAAATAGCCTAGTTGGTTGGTTTCATTATATAAGTTGCCAAGGCATTAAAGCCCTCTCAGtctaatgtgtgcatgtgtgctaagttgcttcaagtcgcgtccgactctttgaggtcctatggactgtagccccaggctcctctgtccatgggattctccaggcaagtaatcaggagtgggttgccattcccttctccagggcatcttcctgacccagggatagagcccacatctcttatgtctgtctcctgcattggcaggcgggttctttaccactaggccacctgggaagcccctcagccTAATAGCCTTGTTTAATTAACACTGGTATAAAACTACAATAAGGAACGGAATTCAATAAGACTTCTTGATTGAGAAGTCTCGTATTTGTCTTTGCTTTCCCTAGTTTGTGGTTAGAATTTTATACcagccaattttttaaaattatggtataTAACATGTAACAAAgtctgagcctggtgggcgacagtccatggggtggtaaagagtcagacacgacttagcaactgagcacataacaTGTAAAGTATATAATGAACATTAATTACCAGTATGCAACTTGATGAATTTCCAGAGTTCTATACACATTCATTCAGTTTAGGATATAAGTATTGAATTCTAATCAAagatccttaaaaaaaatcttgacctTCCATCATCTgcattttgtgtttttcaaactttAGTAAAGTTTAATGAAGAATTCACCCAAGGGAGCTTATTAAAACTGCATAGTCCTTCCCTCAGATTCTCGTTCAGAGGCTCTGGGGTGTGATCAGGGATTTTAAATgcagctctccaggtgattctgatgcaggtcGTCTATGGATCACACCTCTGAGAAACACTGGCCTCCTTGTAGGATAAAAGTCAAAGTCCTGAACAGGTATTTAGGCTTTCCTTAATTTGACCCAATTCTATTTTTCAGACTGAAGCCTTGCTGGTTTCTACCATGCCAAATTACTCACCTCTCCTCAATAGATCATGCACTCCTGTTTCCCCTAACCTGGAATTACCTTTCATTCTTTACATAACtgactcctactcatccttcaagaccTCTGAGAAGTCTTCTTAAATTCATCAGGCTGAATTAGTTGCCCCTCACTATTCATCCAGAACTTTATTCAAACTCCTGTGATAATACTTACCACACAATACTGATTTTTTAATCTCCTCATTTAGATGTCAGCGAGAatatttcttccctggtggctcagatggcaaagaatctgtctgcaatgcaagaggcctagtttgatccctgggtgggaaatattccctggagaagggaatggctacccactccagtattcttgcctggagaattgaatggacagaggagcctggcaggctacaatccatgggggtcataaacagtcagacacgactgtgtgactaataCTTCACACTTAAAGaatatgcctgactctttgctaaACCCCTAACCCTGCATAGGGCCCAGCACACAGTGAGTGAATGTATGAATATATGCTACTGATTTACTAGTAGAATCATTTAGTTCTCATTTTCCAAGCCAATGAGACTACAAGCTCCCTTAAAAGGAAAGAGGATTTTTGACTAGAATTTCCTAatctccaaaatcatggcagggATTCAGTAGTCAACGGAACAACAtcgaatgaatgaaaataatcaGCATCCCTCTCTCAATCTAGGGAGAACCTCCATccttcctgctgctactgctgctaagtcacttcagtcgtgtccgactctttgcgaccccataaacggcagcccaccaggctcccctgtccctgggattctccaggcaagaacactggagtgggttgccatttccttctccagtgcatgaaagtgaaaagtgaaagtgaagtcgctcagtcgtgtccaactcttagcgaccccatggactgcagcctaccaggctcctccatccatgggattttccaggcaagagtactggagtggggtgccattgccttctccatccttcctAAGACCCCACAGTAACTCTTGGAGGGAAACGAGTGGAGTGTGGGTTTGGGGGAGAGGTATCCTCCCTGTCTGCGCTATAAGAATGTTAGGTAAGGCTGGAAGCTCAGGGACTGGTCCTCTAATGCTAGGTTCCTGGTTCTCGAACATTCTGTGGCCATGGAGATGACCATTACCATAAGCGGGCTGTTTGAGTGAGGACTCCAGAAAGGCCCTTCAGGAAGGCAACTCTTCCTGAAAGAGTGCATGGCGACTCTTCACCCTGTCACTCATCTCCTCATCTACTTACTTGCCTATTCATGTGTTTACTCATGCTTGtacttgttgatttatttttttagcatCTTTGTCGAAGACTAAGCTGCTGAGCTGGACAGAAGCCACTTGGCGCATTAGGCATGGAAAGCCTTACCACGGAAGGTGAGACCTAGGAACCACTgaggaggaagctgaggaggGTTGAGGGGCGGGGTTCCTATCGTTACCAGAAGCCTATTCGCCCAAAAGCTTGAGGGCGGGGCCAAGGGCCGTCCTGGAGGTGAGGGGCGGGGCGATGCTCCTACTTAAAATTTCAGGAGCCAGTTGAGATCCAAAGGCAGTCAAACCGGTAGGGGGTGTGCAGGCACGTAGAGAGCGGTCGAAGTCCTTTGGGCTCTGGCGCGACCTGTCCCTCGCTCAGACCAGACCGTTGGGTTAGCAAGCTCACGTTGGTGGGTCGGGGAGGGGGGAGTTCAGACGCATGCGCAGTGCTCTGGGGCCCCTGAGGGAGGAAAGAGCTCAGGCTGAGGAAAGCGTGTGCCTAGACCCAGCGCGGCCATGTGTGATGCTGGCGGTTACCAAGCCCTGCGGGGGAGAAGCGCGGGCCAACTCAAGGGCAGGCCCTGGGCAGCAGCCTTGGAGGAGTCCAGCTACGAGTACGGCTCCACGAAGTACCTAGTGCTGTGTGGCCTGGGCGGGATGCTGAGCTGCGGACTGACGCACACGGCCATCGTGCCTCTGGACCTGGTCAAGTGTCGCATGCAGGTGGACCCCAGCAAGTACAAGGGCATCCTGAGCGGCTTTGGCGTGACACTGCGGGACGACGGGCTGCGCGGCCTGGCCCGAGGCTGGGCCCCGACCTTTCTAGGCTACTCCATGCAGGGCCTCTTCAAGTTTGGCCTCTACGAGGTCTTCAAAATCCGGTACGCGGAGCTCCTGGGCCAGGAGAAGGCCTACGAATGGAGAACCGGGCTGTACCTGGCCGCCTCAGCCAGCGCCGAGTTCTTCGCCGACGTGGCCCTGGCCCCGATGGAAGCGGTGAAGGTTCGCATGCAGACGCAGCAGGGCTATGCCCGCACGCTCCGGGCCGCGGCCCCCAAGATGTACGGCGAGGAGGGCCTGTGGGCCTTCTACAAAGGCGTGGCGCCGCTCTGGATGCGCCAGATCCCCTATACCATGATGAAGTTCGCCTGCTTCGAGCGCACGGTCGAGGCGCTTTACAAGTACGTGGTGCCCAAGCCGCAGAGCCATTGCACCAAGAGTGAGCAGCTGGCCGTGACCTTTGTGGCCGGCTACATCGCTGGCGTCTTCTGCGCCTTGGTGTCCCACCCTGCGGATTCCGTCGTGTCCGTTTTGAACAAGGAGAAAGGCAGCACGGCCTTTGACGTTCTCCGCAGACTGGGGTTCAAGGGCGTGTGGAAAGGCCTGTTCGCCCGGATCATCATGATTGGCACCCTGACTGCCCTGCAGTGGTTCATCTACGACTCGGTCAAGGTCTATTTCAAGTTGCCTCGCCCTCCAGTCCCTCAAGCGCCCAAATCCCGAAAGTAGGCGTGGATTGGAAGACTCCTGTAGCCACCGTTAGCCAGTATTTCGATTCCGTGGGGGGATTATGTTCAAATAATACTAGTGCTAGGATGTTAACGTTTGTGGGGAGGTGACAACGTGCAGACCTAGTTTTCTTTAAGTGATCCATTCCTGCTTTTTAGCAATCCAAGAGAATTGCAACCGTTTCATTTGAGGGTTTGGACCATTGTCTTTGGGGAGTCGGCATGGTTGCTTTAACTCAATAGCTTTTCAGCaattataaggggaaaaaattctTGACAGGAAGTAATGTTAGGTGATTTAGTGCCTCTAGGTTGTATCTCCTTTGATTCACCATTCAGTGGAGATTATCCAGGCATCACTACAAAAGAGCCTACTGATGAGGTTTCAAGGTCAGCCCAACTATATGGGACAGAGAACAAAGTAAAATTCTGCTACATGGTGCTCATCTCAATAGAAATCGTGCACCTATTGAATAGATGGAGGATTCGTTCCATATTTcttgttcatgtccattgcagataaaaattattaaagttaaATTGTGACTTACATTTCCCGATAGCTTAGAATGCATTCACTCTTTTCAAAGAGCATGACATGAgatctgcattttctcatttggCTTTGTCCTATTCTCTTCCTGATGTTGCTGATTAGAACATAGCTCGCTCCAGGAAGTGCTACAATTGGATCAATGTGGAAAACCAAGATGAGATGAAGGGCGGGCTCTGGGaataaatatgtaaagaaaagTCTCTGTTCTCTAAAGATTTCTTTTGTATGATTCAGCTTTCAACAGCCTTACATCCAAAGAAGGTCATACCACCCTGAcatttaaacacatacacacatgaaacCCTACAAATTCCAACAATTTTTGGTTGAATATTAATGGTTTTGGTGACTTTGAAAGgaaaatctcatttttaatgtAACAAATGTCATTCATTTAACTTGGTATGTCATTCATTTACCTTGGTAGATATTTCATTGATCTTTGAAATGGTTGAGGttcataaaatgtattaaagttaTAAAgcacattttcagttttctgtagCCTTCACATCTCTGATTGAGGAAACTATAAAATAAGTGAAATTCTGTGAATTAGAGATGTTTATAGAATGTGAATAAGAAACTTCAATATAATATTTGATATGATTAACCAAATGTTGCACAATTGCCCTAACACcttgtattaaaaaatacaaacttagGATATGTTAATGTTTTAACTATGTAATAGTTAACTGCTTAGTGGTTAACTGATGTTAAAAAGTGCCTAAATACATTTGAACTGTCTTGATTGGGTAATaaagaactggaagaaaaaaatcagaatttgtgAATGAGATGcaatgaaatttatatttaaaaaatcagagctTGTGAATGAGATGCAATGAAATGtagtgtttctattttgttaggGAGGATGCAGAGGAAGGAtcataatgtatttttaagactCTTTGACTTCCTGGGAAGTTAGTTTCTGGGTTTGTGGAAAAGAAAAGTTCTCAAGGAAGGGAAATAATAAATTTTGAGGAACTAAGTTGTGCAGGTTCATTtctgcaaaattttaaaacaaatatatttttggtttgggcttctcaggttgctcagtggtaaagaatcagcctgctcatactgcaggagatgcagtttcattccctgggtcaggaacatcccctggagaaggaaatggcaatccattccagtattcttgtctggaaaatcccatagacagagaagcctggtgggctacagtccatagggtcacaaagagttgcacagaaACAGCGTATTTTTGGCTAGTGTTGCAAAATGTTTGTGGGAAGTTTCTTTGGTCAagagtttttaaagtaaattgctgtgactttcctggtggtccagtggctaagactaagcacttccaatgcagagggcagggttagatccctggtcagggaactggatcccacataccacaatgaaagatcaaagatcccacatgctacaaccaagacccaacgcagccaaataattttttttaatttattaaataaattgctTTCTAAGGTAATATAATTTAAGGAATTGCTACAAAATCTATGGAGTCTCAAGATAATAAGAGACCACTTGTTCTGGTCTGTGGTATTTGATGGTTGTTCTGTTGACAATACCAGATGATTTCTGTAATACACAGTGTGCATGTGTAGACAAGTATCTATGGAGAACTGTTGGACATGATTCTTAATGTCATGGACATGGTCAAGAGGATGGGTTTACTTAGTTTGGGTCAGCAGGTTTCATATTCAGTCCCTAgatttctatttgcctttttgttgttgtttgtggtAGTTTACAAACATCTTACTAAATAGAGGCCATGGTAGCAcacaataaagaataaaactcaAACTGAGAAAGATAATGTGAGTTCAGAGTCATTAGGCACTTTTTTTCCCTAGTACTATTCCTTTGGAACTATTTAAACTTCTATTCACTGTTTTACCTTGTCTGTAATTACCACTCTGTGAAATCGTGCATATCTGGTAGAAAAGCCATAGTGTATGTCTGGCATTGTTAGAAATGTTATATTCATTTTTCACATAATCTCAATCTTTGAAGTAGTCAATTTTATGCATAAACAGATTCAGAAGCTACATAACTTGCTCATACAGCTAATAATTGATACAGTTTGAATCAGAGTCCACGTGTTCTTCATTGCGTTACCTCAACACCTTAACAAAACCAGTGACTCTCCTTTTCATAAATTGCTTTTATAGtacctcaaaaatatttttaaaaaatcttttatttgtaTGTACTACAAAACATTCCTAATTTTGCACTAATGAAAAGTTTGTAATGGTCTCAGTTGTGAAAAACCTATGGTGTAATTACTTACAAGTAATCAAATTGCAAAAtacttaaatacatttaaattaatatttaaattatttcctgcACCAACTCAGTGCCTGAGCTCTTAACCTAAAAGGATTGACAATCATAAAaacagtgcttttaaaaaaatttgtggtACTGCAGTTTTAGCAAGAGGTTTTATTCTATCACATTCTCTAATTTTTCCCTCTAATCTTTAGTACCTACAACTAAAAAGCTGGCTTGGACTATTTATCTTTTCCCCCAGGTGGTGATTAAAAGTAGCTTTTTCAAGTATCTGAAATTAATTTCATGATAAGGAGCTGTAATCTCATCCATTGATCTGTTTTTTGAGAAGTGAATAAAGAGAGTAGGTAaaatcttgaaaaacaaaagctGTATTTACATGTTAAACCACACTGATAAAGACTGGAAAGAATGAAAGTATTAATGTTATGAGAATTTTTTCTTGTTGTACAAGTGTGtctttagaacattttcttttagATCCTTTCAAAGGCAAGAATAATCACTGAAGTCAGACAATCACATTTTGATAGGCAACTATTCGATTAGAGTATGCTTGTTTTAGGTGGTCTTAAatatcagttattttttaaatcacaagcAAAGAACTGTTTGAAAGGATATTTCCATATTTATAAAACTTTGTCTTGTTTTCCTGAATTCTACCATTTAGATGGGTAGGTAAGTAGAGAGGGTATGAACAATGTAATTATAACTAAggtttgtttgtatgtgtgtcCATTTTAGTTGACATACTTTGAGACCTTCAGAGAGTATCCAAAATTTTAGAGGCAGTTTGTTAATTCTGCCCATGCCGCAGTCTATAGCACTATTGATCAGTGTCTACCATGTGCCAAGCATTGTGCTAGGCAGAAAGGTTCTCATGAGGAGCACAACACGTGGTTTCTGCCCTtgtggagcttacagtctagtagGAAAAATAATCAACAGTTGGGCAAATGCTGCAAAGAAGTATAGGGTACtgtatgttgtttttcagtcgctaagttgtttctgactctttgtgaccccatggactgcatcacaccaggcttccctgtcctctgtctcctggaatttgctcaaattcatgtccattgagtcatgatcctatctaaccatctcatctgcatCTAAGTGGTGTTTGAGATGATACCTAGAGGATAAGTAGGAGTCAGTCCAGCAAAGAGAAGATACACAGCACAGTAGGTGCCCTTCTCTTGAAGAAAGAGGAGTATTGATGGTTTTGAGAAACTGAGAGAAGTTCACTTCAGCTGGAACCATTCAGTTGCAGAGAGGGTGATGTGAAATGAAATAGGAAAACAGGTAGACAAGAAAGGTAAACGTTCACTGCAGGCTCTGGAGTTCTTGTTgaagatttgaacccagagtgTTCTTTGAGCAACTAAAAAACCTCTGAAGGACTACAAGCATGGAATGGCCTTCAAGTTGCCGTGTGGAAAGAAATAGAGTGGAGAAGAGAGGTTAGTTAAAATGTTGCTGTAATCCGGGTGAGAGAATGGTAGCCTGGACTAGAATAATGACAAGTGGGATGTTAAAATACCATGAgaagccaaaaggtggaagcaactcaaatgtcTGTCAGTGTATGGGGTGAAGGGATAAACTGCCTGTGATATACACatgcaatggaacattattcaaccataaaaaaggaacaaaatactgATGTATGCTGTTACTTGGATGAGAAAGAATCCAGGCACAAAAGGTCACTTTTTGTATGATTGTAATATACAATCCTTTTATGTAATATAtcaaaataggcaaatccatagagacagaaaggggATTAATGATTAACTGAGGTTGGGATGaagggaatcagttcagttcagtcactcagtcatgtccgactctttgcaaccccatgaatcgcagcacaccaggcctccctgtccatcaccaactcccggagttcacgaag from the Bos javanicus breed banteng chromosome 3, ARS-OSU_banteng_1.0, whole genome shotgun sequence genome contains:
- the LOC133244564 gene encoding solute carrier family 25 member 3-like, whose translation is MCDAGGYQALRGRSAGQLKGRPWAAALEESSYEYGSTKYLVLCGLGGMLSCGLTHTAIVPLDLVKCRMQVDPSKYKGILSGFGVTLRDDGLRGLARGWAPTFLGYSMQGLFKFGLYEVFKIRYAELLGQEKAYEWRTGLYLAASASAEFFADVALAPMEAVKVRMQTQQGYARTLRAAAPKMYGEEGLWAFYKGVAPLWMRQIPYTMMKFACFERTVEALYKYVVPKPQSHCTKSEQLAVTFVAGYIAGVFCALVSHPADSVVSVLNKEKGSTAFDVLRRLGFKGVWKGLFARIIMIGTLTALQWFIYDSVKVYFKLPRPPVPQAPKSRK